CATTAATTGCCTTGATTACCCGTTACCATATACAATTGTAACGTAAATATTTATGGCTGAGGATTTCTCGTAACTGTATcgattttccttccttatttatgACGGGTACGTGCATCTTCCATTCTTAATGGTCTTTATTCATTCCCCTCATGTTTCTCCTTGTACAGCTGTCAGGCCCGGTTTGTTTTTCTCAGTGTAACCCCGTGGGTGTTCTTCTCGTGCTTTTTTGCATTCTTTAACTCGTCTAATTAAGAATGTCATTTATCGCTATATTGATGGTTCACGTACCATGCCCTGTCACCTCGATGATAATTCACGTGTCATGCCTTTTTCCcactaatacagatagtccccctactttctaAATATTCTCAACTGAATATTCGGGAAGTGGTAAGTATTTATGACGAGAATTTTTTGCTGTTGTTTCTCGAGTATCATAATGCTCTTTTCAGAATCGATGCGACGTAGGTCACATCCATTTAATGCCCATGCCACGTGGCTTAATTTGATTTGTTTTGCTATTTTTCAGCGCTTTTTAAGAGTTTTTCTGCAGTTGCATCAGTCATGAAGTGACGGTTCTATTATGACACTTCATAATGATCAACCTTGATGACGACTGCCTCTCCTTATAAATACTTCATCTCCCTTGATTTCTTGAaatcctcttcctcttctttatATTCATCTCCTTAACCTTGCATCATACTCCTCTATCTTCCCactatattttctttgtaaaatatGTCTTTTTCAACACCAGATCCTCGTAAGGTCGTGATCGTCGATGAACTTGCTCCTTCTACTGCCCCTACTAGGAGTAGGGGGGTGGTAGACTCCGCAATCTTGGTTCATTAACCACTTGCTGTTCTACTCCTCAAAGTAGTTCTGTCAAGCCGTCTCCTTCTAGGTCTAAAGCTTCTTTAACCCCTAGATCTTCTTCTAAGAGTAGAGATCAGAACGAACCCATGCGTGAACCTATAGTTTCTGAGATTGTTCCTCAATAGTTTTCTTTTGTGTCAGATCGTGAAGCCATAAAAATCAAGTTTCTTCTATAGCTTCCCTTAATCCTACTGAACATTATCCAAGTTTGATCACTCCAGGGCTTCTTTCTTTAGTTCAATGTGAAAGCCATTGGAAACCAGATTTCCCAGTTCTGATTCCTGGTGCCAACCAAAGAATCACTTCTTACCATACTATTTTTTTCTTCGTTTACACCTATCCTTTCACTTTTAGggtttaaccccccccccccatttacCCAGTGATCATCTAGTTCTATCGCTATttcaatattttctttggtcaaaTCGGTCCAATCGTGTGGAGGGCAGTGGCATGCCTTCGTTATTTGTCGGATTTGGTTTCCGCTCCTTTTATCTTCCATCACTTACTTCACCTTTATTCTTCAAAATTTTTTCTTGAAGCTATCTTTTCTCTCGTGGCTGGAAGTAAAAGGATTTTAGTCAGGCCCAAGGATGATCGTGATCGCCGCTGGAAGGCCCGATTTGTTCCTGCCCTCACCAGTAGATTAGTGGGTGAAGAAAATATGCTTTTTCCAGAAAAATGGAACCTTGCACGCAAgtttttttccctctttttctACCTTTGATGTTTGAGTTCCTTTACataatcatatatttattttttcagcaaccatggaagTCTTCGAAGAAATTCCTGACTTCCGTGCTTGGGTAGAAAAAATGTTGACTGCTGCTCCCACGGACTAAAGCAGGAATTTCTTCGAAGACTTTCACAGAaatttggttggaaagtgaaaactcaaGGTACTTTTTATTCTCgtagtttttttccttctttacttgttcatgtatAACTTTTTTATCACTCCTTTCCTATTAGGGTTTGCCATTCATGGCATCAGTCCGGCATCTGTTCCCTCAATCATGCTTTCTATGAGTTCTGCACAAGAAAGAATTTTGAGTGCTTCTTCCTCAAAGAGAAAAACTACTGAAGCTCGTGGGTCTGATGATGACAAGGATGCTGAAGAAGGTTCCTTAGTGAGAAAACCGCGTGTTAGAAGACGCATGGTTTCAAATGATGAAACCCCTGTCTCTCATGATCCCCCATCAATGTTCAATACCCTTCAGACTCATTGATGAGCCAAAGAATGTTCCTTTAGAAATTTCTGATTAAGACGCTGGTAATTTAGtcaagcccccccccccccccaagtccTATTGAAAGGTTATTCGCCCATGGCTTTGAGGGTGAAGAATGTCTCAGGCCTATTTCCGAAGAGCTGCCACTTGCTTCTCTTCCAGTTTTATCCACTGTTATCCCCCATGTGTCTTTGCCTAGCGTTGCACCAATGGTTGCCCAAATAGTTGCTCCCATTGCTGCTCCTCATGTAGAAACTGAGCCTTCTAGCAGTAGGCGGGATATGAAAAAGGTTGTAATTAAAGTCCCCGAGGGAGGGAATTTGTTAAGAAAATCTGGACAAGCTGATGTGTAGCTGAAGCCGTTGTTAGGACCCGCGGAAAAGAAGAAGTTAGAGGGTCACAGTTCTTTGACTTTAATGAATGACATCGTTCATTCTTCTCTTAAGTTATAACTTTACTTatatttctttccttccttttcCTCATTCGTAACTCCTCTTATTTTGCTTTTTTGTAGATTAATTTGATAGGCTTATGAAAAGGATCTCTTGGACTGACCAGCAATTAATTGAGTTGCGCACCAAGGATGATAACTAGAGAGAACAATTTGAAGGACTTCAGTTTGAGAAGGACGTTCTTCCAGAGGAGAAAGGAGTTTTGGAACAACAACTGAGGATGGTCTCCATTGAGTTAGCAGTTTTAAAAGCTTCTTCCAGTCAAGTCGAGAAGGACAATGATAGATTGGAATCCTTATTTGCTGAACAACATTCCAAGGCTACTGAAGAGATAAGGAGTTTGAAAGAGCTACTTAATTAAAAGAGGTTTACGTGGGTGATATAGTTCAGATGCTTACCCAAGCTCAAGAAGACCTCCTTGCCTCTACAAATAAAGTTCAGTTCCTGGAAAGTTCTTTCGCTCCTTTGAAGACAACTTATGAAGCCTCGAAGATAGAAAAAGAAGGATTAAAAGCTGAGAACGAGCAGTGGGAGAAGGATTATGAAGCCCTCGAAGATAAGTTATCAGTGGATGTTAGCTGGGCTTTTTTGAACATTCTCTTTGAGACTTTAACTGAAGCCAGTCAGGAGGGTTTTGACCTTAATGCTGGGATTGCTAAGGCTAAAGAAATAATTGAACAGACTCAGCAACGTTAAAGCTTTTCCACGCCTGAAGACGAAGGTTCTAAGAGTGATGGAGATGGACTTACTCCTTGTGAAGCTGATGTTCAACCCTCTTCTTCTCAAGTTGATCCTACTTCTCCCGTTGATGATGCTCCTTAGCTCTCCCCTTTTCCCGGCTTTTTGCTGAAAGTGTTTGTTGGTTTTTAGTTAGAATTCCTTGTATTTTTTATGTTTGGACAATTTTTAGAAGGTTTTGCCGCCCATGTTCTTTGGGGTAatgatataaatatctttattgtTTTTGCTGCATATTATGCTTTCTGCTCTTTTAATTTTTGAGCTTATTTTCGCACTTAAAATGCTTTAATATACCGTGACTTCAATATGCACGAGTTTTTATAAAAGAGGTCCCTTTTATATAAATGACACTGATGAAGATGACGTCTCATCTTCATATTGATGCAAAGATATGAAACATGAAATAgatataaaaaaagaaataatttgaggaagttttattttttgaactCTCAAATGAATAAATTTGTACATCATTTTCATAACTGTTTTCATTGTAGTAGGTTTACAAATTCGGGTCTATCTTCCCGAGACTAAATATATGGCCTTAACCTAGAAGCTCTTGGGAATATCTTGCATTCTTTTTGCGAGTTTGAACTCATTTGAAAACTTTTCAAGGGTTTCTTCAAGGTTTTAATTCAGGATAAACTATGCCCTTGGTATATATATTTCTTCCCTGTGTAACATTCTATATGCATAGTCCCCCCAATGTTGGACtattgaagtatgaaatctcgaacaCTGGATCAACTCCTTTcttttggtccttttcctgaaaaagaaaaataaaaaacggaACTCGCAGATAACATTTTAGATGATGACTGAATAACCCTTTTTTCATCAGAAAAGTTGTAACCTCGACTGGGAATATTTCAGTATTTCGCGTGTCTTtcaggtctaatatcatcattcGTTACGGGCCAGATTTTTGCCTGACATCTAAAATAGTTAGTAAAATTCAAATGAATGAAATAAAATCGAACTTGcatgatacctgaccgtgggtattaaCTCCACCTAGAAGTAATATTTCTTCAGATGGACTGCATTCCAGTTTGACGGTAACACCTTTCCATCCATGatttccaactcgtatgctccttttccagCAATGCCTCTAACCCTATATGGGCCTTCCCAATTGGGACTCAATTTTCCTGCATTTGCTGTTTTTGTTGACCGGAACACCTTTTTGAGGACGAATTCTCCAATCTTAAAGTACCTCAAATTGTCTTTCCTGTTATAATATCGTTCAATCATCTGCTTTTAAGCCACCATTCGAATTAATGCTGCTTCTCTCCTTTCTTCTATCAAATCCAAGTTTACCCGCAACTCTTCCTCATTTTGTGCTTCAATGACATGCGTGTATCTTGTGCTTGGTTCACTTATCTCCACCGGAATCAAAGCTTTTGTTGTGTATACAAGTGAAAATGGAGTCTCACCCATACTAGTCTCTTCCATTGTTCGGTAAGCTTAGAGCACCCCTGGTAATACTTCCGGCTATTTGccttttgattcctctaatcGCTTCTTTAAGTTATTGATGATAACCTTATTTGTCGACTCAGATTGTCCGTTGGCCGCTGGTGATAGGTGCGGAAGTAATTCGTTTAATCTTCCAACTTTGGAAGAATTTGGTGACTTTCGCGTCTATAAATTATGTGCCATTGTTGCATACAATCTCCTTTGGAACTCCAAATCGGCATGTAATATTTCGCCAAATGAAAtccataacttctttttctcgaaCTTGTTTAAATGCacttgcttctacccattttgagaaataatccGTTAAAACTAACAAAAACCGTACCTTTCCTTTAGCTTGAGTACCTTTCATTTTGAGGCAAAGTCCCTACAATATCCAtgccccatttcataaagggccatggTGAAATAACAAAATGTAATAGTTCCGCAGATTGAAGCATGTTATTGCCATATCGTTGACATTTATCGCACCTGGCTACGaagttttctgcttcttctttcatttttggccaataatatcctgcccttattaATGTTTTCACCAACAATCTTCCCCCGACGTGATTTTCACAATTCccctcatgtacttctctcattacATATTCTATTTATGATGGTACGAAGCACTGTGCTAAAGGTCCACCAAATATTTTACGATATAGATTTCCACGAATTAAGCAGTACTGGGCAGCTTTCAGCTGTAACAATTGGGATTTCTTCTTATCTTCAGACAAGATTCCATACTGCAAAAGGTTCACaaattcgtttctccaatcccaaattaaattattaaaatttacctcactcttggtttgatcgagtgctgaatgaaacaaatgtaccACAACAACATTTTCTACATTTGTTGCATCTACGACAAATGTGAGATTTGCCAACGCATTCGCTTCTGCATTTTCCTCCCTGGGGATTTGCACGACTTTCCATGTCTGAAATTGTCTAAGAAATTATCATACCTTTCCGAGGTATTGTTGCATTCGTGTCTCTTTCGCCACGGAAGTCCCCTGCATTTTATTAATTACCAGCCGCGAGTCACTTTTGATCATAATTTTCTCGATACCAAGCTCCCGTGCCAGCTCTAGGCCTGCAATCagagcttcatactctgcctcattgctAGCGATTGGATAACATTTTATTGCTTGTCTTATGACTTCACCCGATGATGGAATTAAAATAATACCCAAACCTGCTCCTTTAACATTTGAGGAACTGTCAGTAAATAGGGTCCAAGTCCTCGGATTAGCTTCGGTGAATACTTATAGTTCTTTTTCTACTTCAGAAACTAGGTTCGAGCTAAAATCCGCTACAAAATATTCTAACACCTACAATTTTATTATAGTTCTAGGCTGGTATATGATATTATACTCACGGAGTTCTATTGCCCATTTAGCTAATCTACCTGATAATTCCTGTTTATGGAGTATGTTCCTTAGTGGGAAAGCAGTTATAACAGAAATAGGATGGCACTGAAGGTAAGGTCGTAACTTTCTTGGTGCCATAACTAAAGCTAAATAAAGTTTTTCAAGGTGGGGATACCGTGTCTCAGCATCTagtaaatatttaataacatAATAAATTGAAGATTGTTTACCTTTATCCTCCCGTACCAATATCGCGCTTACCGCTACTTCTGACACAGCGAGGTAAATGAGCAATCTCTCTCCGTCTTTTGGTTTGGATAACAGAGGTGGATTCGATAGATACGCCTTTAGGTCCTTCAAAGCTTGTTGGCACTCGTCAATCCATTCGAACTGATTTTGCTTTTTCAATACTAAAAGGAATTTAAAATTTTTTTCTGCTGACTTTGATATAAAGCTTCCTAGAGCTACTATCCTGCCTGTTAACCTTTGCACTTCTTTCTTACCTGTGAGTATATCTAGTATTTCCTCAATAGCTTTGATCTGTGTGGGATTTATTTCAATACCtctgttagaaacaagaaaacctaaaaacttacctgaagccACGCTAAATGCGCACTTTTTTGGGTTTAACTTCATGTTGTAATTGCGGAGAATCTGAAAGGTCTCAGACAAATGTTGAAAATAATCCCCCGCTTGTGTTTACTTAACCAGCATATCGTCTATGCAGACTTCCATGATTTTTCTCAAgtgttcttgaaatattttagtcATCAATCTCTGATATGTGGCTCCAGAATTTTTCAGgccaaatggcatgactttgTAATAGTATGTCCCCTTGTCTGTGATAAATGAAATTTTTTCCTCATCTAGAGAGTCCAATTTTATCTGGATATAACCTGAATATGCGTCTAAGAAACTTAAAAGCTCATGACCTGTAGTAGAATCAAttaattgatctatatgtggtaaaggaaatgaatctttaggacaaaccttatttaaatcagtataataTACACAAACTCAccattttccattcttttttggaaccactacgtattagctaaccagtcagggtactttacctctcgtattgaaccaattttcaaaagcTTTTGTACTTTATCCTGGATCACTTGATTTTTGAAGGAC
The nucleotide sequence above comes from Nicotiana tabacum cultivar K326 chromosome 12, ASM71507v2, whole genome shotgun sequence. Encoded proteins:
- the LOC142167349 gene encoding uncharacterized protein LOC142167349; protein product: MEETSMGETPFSLVYTTKALIPVEISEPSTRYTHVIEAQNEEELRMIERYYNRKDNLRYFKIGEFVLKKVFRSTKTANAGKLSPNWEGPYRVRGIAGKGAYELEIMDGKEKDQKKGVDPVFEISYFNSPTLGGLCI